From a single Brassica napus cultivar Da-Ae chromosome C9, Da-Ae, whole genome shotgun sequence genomic region:
- the LOC106422815 gene encoding copper transporter 1 translates to MDHGNMHDMPPPSTPSMMNNGSMNGGGGHHKMMMMHMTFFWGKNTEVLFSGWPGTSSGMYALCLIFVFFLAVVTEWLAHSSLLRGTTGDSANPVSGLGQTAVYTLRTGLAYLVMLAVMSFNAGVFLAALAGHAIGFMLFGSRTFRNPSGDQKTNDPPASGCAC, encoded by the coding sequence ATGGATCATGGTAACATGCATGACATGCCTCCACCATCAACACCATCCATGATGAACAATGGATCCATGAACGGAGGAGGAGGACATcacaagatgatgatgatgcacaTGACTTTCTTTTGGGGCAAGAACACGGAGGTTCTTTTCTCCGGTTGGCCGGGAACAAGCTCCGGCATGTATGCTCTTTGTCTCatctttgtcttcttcctcgCCGTCGTCACTGAATGGCTTGCTCACTCCTCTCTCCTCCGTGGCACCACCGGAGATTCCGCTAACCCCGTCTCCGGACTCGGCCAAACCGCCGTGTACACCCTCCGTACTGGCCTCGCTTATCTAGTCATGCTCGCCGTCATGTCGTTCAACGCCGGCGTGTTTCTAGCCGCCCTCGCCGGTCATGCCATCGGTTTCATGTTGTTCGGAAGCCGAACTTTCAGAAATCCCTCCGGCGACCAGAAGACTAACGATCCTCCTGCCTCAGGTTGTGCTTGTTAA
- the LOC106355968 gene encoding uncharacterized protein LOC106355968 — MKNSEARPVGTAPLPGANEVERKDPNECNYVQNDKRSHGKGRGGYKGHGRDNYSNSRDNYSTDRKGNHNNRGRGSNYGRGRESLKNKNPEAHMVHDSGYEADNDSDIPKNDQMDFETSDCLKD; from the exons atgaagaacagtgaagcTAGACCTGTTGGAACAGCACCATTACCGGGGGCTAATGAGGTTGAAAGGAAAGATCCCAACGAGTGCAACTATGTCCAAAATGACAAGAGATCACACGGCAAAGGCCGAGGTGGATACAAGGGGCATGGCCGTGACAATTACTCGAACAGCCGAGACAACTACTCGACCGaccggaaaggaaaccacaataaccgtggtcgtggttccaattatgGCCGTGGCCGAG aaagtcttaagaacaagaacccTGAGGCTCACATGGTTCACGATTCCGGATATGAGGCCGATAATGATTCCGACATTCCTAAAAATGACCAGATGGActttgagacttctgattgtctcaagGACTAA
- the LOC106422885 gene encoding copper transporter 3-like, whose protein sequence is MNDMMGGSSHAAPAPSPSAFFQHRRRHHGGMMHMTFFWGKNTEVLFDGWPGTSLTMYWVCLASIFVTSALSEWISRCGVMKVGPASFGGGLVQTLVYTVRACLSYLIMLAVMSFNGGVFLAAMAGFGLGFMIFGSRSFKDTGSNNNHTEIQSHC, encoded by the coding sequence ATGAACGACATGATGGGTGGATCTTCTCATGCGGCTCCGGCACCTTCACCGTCGGCGTTTTTCCAACATCGCCGACGTCATCACGGTGGCATGATGCACATGACCTTCTTCTGGGGGAAAAACACGGAGGTTCTATTCGACGGATGGCCAGGGACCAGTCTGACCATGTATTGGGTCTGCCTAGCCTCCATTTTCGTCACTTCCGCATTGTCAGAGTGGATTTCGCGATGCGGGGTCATGAAAGTCGGTCCAGCTAGCTTTGGCGGCGGGCTAGTCCAGACGTTGGTTTACACCGTGAGGGCTTGTTTGTCTTATTTGATCATGCTGGCCGTGATGTCATTCAATGGAGGAGTCTTCTTGGCTGCAATGGCTGGttttggattagggtttatgatttttgGAAGTAGGTCTTTTAAGGACACTGGAAGTAATAACAATCACACCGAAATTCAATCACATTGTTGA